Proteins co-encoded in one Candidatus Ozemobacteraceae bacterium genomic window:
- a CDS encoding alpha-amylase family glycosyl hydrolase, whose amino-acid sequence MRLVLVALIAGIWLATGMRACAEPSKWSAMNVYDQAREQELAARAADWRNGPVVYQVIVDRFSPSSELAKKKSLYAAPRRLRDWQETPKTGSYLKKEGVWSHEVDFWGGDLGSLLGSIGYIQELGVDVVYLNPVFSSLTNHKYDAWDYHKVDPVYGSRADLAALAADLHRRGMRLVLDGVFNHMGRRSAMFEEALRNPRSRWRPFFKFSETSDRGYIGWYDVENLPELNLENPDVQKYIYGAPDSVVQSYLLKEEIDGWRLDVAFDLGFRYLTDLTQAAHTAKPGSLIVGEIWNYPEEWHPAVDGVMNMHGRKLLLTMLEGRLSGPMCSQMWETSIADAGMDHILKSWLVLDNHDTPRLPNLLPQVWQQKMARMLQFTLPGAVCLYYGSELGMTGGEDPEQRAPMRWDLVSPDNEMLALHRRLLKLRHAEPALRYGDFRRLHSENLFAFLRRTTSVRETVVVLANPTNRTVKELIQLRESKFQDVTPLRDQLSDRTFTVFSGTVDVEVPARSVLILKADTADYPHGYNRYDRIY is encoded by the coding sequence ATGAGACTCGTTCTCGTCGCTCTGATCGCCGGAATCTGGCTCGCGACCGGCATGCGCGCCTGCGCCGAGCCGTCCAAGTGGTCGGCCATGAACGTCTACGACCAGGCCCGCGAGCAGGAGCTGGCCGCCCGGGCCGCCGACTGGCGCAACGGGCCGGTCGTCTACCAGGTCATCGTCGACCGGTTCTCGCCGTCCTCCGAACTCGCGAAGAAGAAATCCCTGTATGCGGCGCCCCGACGCCTCCGCGACTGGCAGGAAACGCCGAAGACCGGTTCCTACCTGAAAAAGGAAGGCGTCTGGTCGCACGAAGTCGATTTCTGGGGCGGCGATCTCGGTAGCCTCCTGGGCAGCATCGGCTACATCCAGGAACTGGGCGTCGACGTCGTCTATCTGAACCCGGTCTTTTCCTCGCTGACGAACCACAAATACGACGCGTGGGACTACCACAAGGTCGACCCCGTCTACGGCTCGCGCGCCGACCTCGCGGCGCTGGCGGCCGACCTGCACCGGCGCGGCATGCGGCTCGTGCTGGACGGCGTCTTCAACCACATGGGCCGGCGCAGCGCGATGTTCGAGGAGGCGCTCCGCAACCCGCGCAGTCGATGGCGGCCCTTCTTCAAGTTCTCCGAAACATCCGATCGCGGATATATCGGGTGGTATGATGTCGAGAACCTTCCCGAGCTGAACCTCGAGAACCCCGACGTCCAGAAGTACATCTACGGGGCGCCGGACTCGGTGGTCCAGTCGTATCTGCTGAAGGAGGAAATCGACGGCTGGCGGCTCGACGTCGCGTTCGACCTCGGCTTCCGCTACCTGACAGACCTCACCCAGGCCGCGCACACGGCGAAACCCGGCTCGCTGATCGTCGGCGAAATCTGGAACTACCCCGAAGAATGGCATCCGGCCGTCGACGGCGTCATGAACATGCACGGTCGCAAGCTTCTGCTGACCATGCTCGAGGGCCGCCTGTCGGGCCCGATGTGCAGCCAGATGTGGGAAACCTCGATCGCGGACGCCGGCATGGACCACATCCTGAAAAGCTGGCTGGTGCTCGACAACCACGACACCCCCCGCCTGCCGAACCTGCTGCCTCAGGTCTGGCAGCAGAAAATGGCCCGTATGCTCCAGTTCACGCTCCCCGGCGCAGTCTGCCTGTATTACGGCAGCGAGCTCGGCATGACCGGCGGCGAAGACCCCGAGCAGCGCGCCCCCATGCGGTGGGACCTGGTCTCCCCCGACAACGAGATGCTCGCGCTCCACCGCCGACTGCTGAAACTGCGCCACGCCGAGCCGGCCCTGCGCTACGGCGACTTCCGGCGACTCCATTCCGAGAACCTGTTCGCCTTCCTGCGCCGCACGACCTCGGTGCGCGAGACCGTCGTCGTCCTCGCCAACCCGACGAACCGCACCGTCAAGGAGCTGATTCAGCTTCGCGAAAGCAAGTTCCAGGATGTCACGCCTCTGCGCGACCAGCTCTCGGACAGGACGTTCACCGTCTTCTCCGGAACCGTCGACGTCGAGGTGCCCGCCCGCTCCGTCCTCATCCTCAAGGCCGACACCGCCGACTACCCCCACGGCTACAACCGCTACGATCGGATCTATTGA
- a CDS encoding zinc ribbon domain-containing protein, which yields MKRYVLMLTLMLAASPVWALFCQYCGSSMADDARFCPKCGRQHAAPSSNPAPQPATPAPVTVTPDNPATPIAAPAELPSAPYEAINRYESLLTSSAQAWSSGTAAEQRFRITSALQQAGSEAPRFTPAMQRLHNLYTSKYDILSRYDSACARSARGPGRIEADAEKEKLLFTLARTNEMISYLKDRLSDPAAPARVDEMQKSLDEAVREHRVTAPYLRLDGYRVKQGQRLWVMDIVDERVMVMILDDCGARKPLVGWLSLGDLERRSTYRRPASWVAPVQRVEKEVVIVGHTWWWPGWPHPRHPRYPDRDRDHDRHDRHDRDRRHRH from the coding sequence ATGAAACGATATGTGCTCATGCTGACCCTGATGCTCGCGGCGTCGCCCGTATGGGCGCTGTTCTGCCAGTATTGCGGCAGTTCGATGGCCGACGATGCGCGGTTCTGCCCGAAGTGCGGCAGACAACACGCCGCACCGTCGTCGAACCCCGCACCTCAGCCGGCGACGCCGGCGCCGGTGACCGTGACGCCCGACAACCCCGCAACGCCGATCGCGGCGCCGGCGGAGCTTCCCTCCGCCCCCTACGAGGCGATCAACCGGTACGAATCGTTGCTCACCTCGTCGGCCCAGGCATGGTCGTCGGGCACGGCGGCCGAACAGCGGTTCCGCATTACGTCGGCGCTCCAGCAGGCCGGTTCCGAGGCTCCCCGGTTCACGCCGGCCATGCAGCGGCTGCACAATTTATACACATCGAAATATGATATCCTGAGCCGGTACGACAGTGCCTGCGCGCGCAGCGCGAGAGGCCCCGGCCGGATCGAGGCCGACGCCGAGAAGGAAAAGCTCCTGTTCACGCTCGCCCGCACGAACGAGATGATCTCGTATCTGAAAGACCGCCTCTCCGACCCGGCGGCCCCGGCCAGGGTCGACGAGATGCAGAAATCCCTCGACGAGGCCGTGCGGGAACACCGCGTCACCGCTCCCTATCTGCGGCTCGATGGATACCGGGTAAAGCAGGGACAACGCCTCTGGGTCATGGACATCGTCGACGAACGGGTCATGGTGATGATCCTCGACGACTGCGGCGCCCGCAAGCCCCTCGTGGGCTGGCTCTCGCTCGGCGACCTCGAACGCCGCTCGACGTACCGGCGACCGGCATCCTGGGTCGCCCCCGTCCAGCGCGTCGAGAAGGAAGTCGTCATCGTCGGCCACACCTGGTGGTGGCCCGGCTGGCCCCACCCGCGCCATCCCCGGTATCCGGACCGCGACCGCGATCACGACCGCCACGACCGTCACGATCGCGACCGCCGCCACCGGCACTGA
- a CDS encoding glycosyltransferase has protein sequence MGGHAPFRLSVIMPVYNERFTLAKVIAKVLEQEGKPGIAAIQLVIVDDGSTDGSREIITDQARLHPQVLPVFHEKNQGKAGAIRTGIDRADGEVIVIQDADLEYDPAEFPKLIRPIFEGDADVVFGSRYLAADYRRVLYFWHSLMNWGLTNLSNMFTDLTITDMETCYKMFRAPLLKSIPIRSSGFGLEPELTAKVAKRNLRVYEVPISYKGRTYDEGKKITWKDGFWALYYIFKYWLIDDCYIPSAQDVLHNVRLAPRFNRWLADVIRPFLGRRVMEIGAGIGNLTSRFLPRDEYIACEIKPLALETLRSMFRNDDRVGIRALDLNDAAHFEELKGTQETVLCLNTLEFIDDDAAALRRVFDTLGPGGSLILLLPQCPEYAGSLDRAVGHLRRYSREDIGQKLVQAGFRVEKMLDFNRPGVIGWLFVGKLLGSGSIGKLSMKLYDHLVWLFRLVDRLLPWKGLSLIVVARK, from the coding sequence ATGGGAGGTCACGCACCGTTCCGGCTTTCGGTCATCATGCCGGTCTACAACGAGCGGTTCACACTCGCGAAAGTCATCGCGAAGGTCCTGGAGCAGGAAGGGAAGCCGGGAATCGCCGCCATCCAGCTCGTGATCGTCGACGACGGCTCGACGGACGGCTCCCGCGAGATCATTACGGACCAGGCGCGGCTTCACCCGCAGGTCCTTCCGGTCTTCCACGAAAAGAACCAGGGGAAGGCCGGGGCGATCCGGACGGGCATCGACCGGGCCGACGGCGAGGTGATCGTGATCCAGGATGCCGACCTGGAATACGACCCGGCCGAGTTCCCGAAGCTGATCCGGCCGATTTTCGAGGGCGACGCCGACGTGGTGTTCGGCTCGCGGTATCTCGCGGCAGACTACCGACGCGTGCTGTACTTCTGGCACTCGCTGATGAACTGGGGCCTGACGAACCTGTCGAACATGTTCACCGACCTCACGATCACCGATATGGAAACCTGCTACAAGATGTTCCGGGCGCCGCTGCTCAAGAGCATCCCGATCCGATCCTCGGGGTTCGGCCTCGAGCCGGAGCTCACCGCGAAGGTCGCCAAGCGCAACCTGCGCGTGTACGAGGTGCCCATCTCCTACAAGGGCCGCACCTACGACGAGGGCAAGAAGATCACCTGGAAGGACGGCTTCTGGGCCTTATATTATATTTTCAAGTATTGGCTGATCGACGACTGCTACATCCCGTCCGCCCAGGACGTCCTGCACAACGTGCGGCTGGCGCCGCGCTTCAACCGGTGGCTGGCGGATGTCATCAGACCCTTCCTCGGCCGGAGGGTCATGGAAATCGGCGCCGGCATCGGCAACCTGACCAGCCGCTTCCTGCCGCGCGATGAATATATTGCATGTGAAATAAAACCTTTGGCGCTCGAGACGCTCCGGTCGATGTTCAGGAACGACGACCGCGTCGGCATCCGGGCGCTCGACCTGAACGACGCCGCTCATTTCGAGGAACTGAAGGGAACGCAGGAAACGGTCCTGTGCCTGAACACGCTGGAGTTCATCGATGATGACGCCGCGGCCCTGCGACGAGTCTTCGACACGCTCGGGCCGGGCGGAAGCCTCATCCTGCTTCTTCCGCAATGCCCGGAATACGCCGGCTCGCTCGACCGGGCGGTCGGTCATCTGCGCCGGTACTCGAGGGAGGACATCGGGCAGAAACTCGTCCAGGCGGGCTTCAGGGTCGAGAAGATGCTCGATTTCAACAGGCCCGGGGTGATCGGCTGGCTGTTCGTGGGAAAGCTTCTCGGAAGCGGCTCGATCGGCAAACTTTCGATGAAGCTCTACGACCACCTCGTCTGGCTGTTCCGCCTCGTCGACCGCCTGCTTCCGTGGAAAGGCCTCTCCCTCATCGTGGTGGCCCGGAAATAA
- a CDS encoding DMT family transporter has translation MTALWKKLRLPALVAATVLSFSAIEVVANPIRLSIDPFVMTFWRFLLGGLFLLPVAVPLFRKKARAFSPRVVCWLAALGVLNVVVAMGAHALSVKFAKASTAAILIAANPIVINFLGWQLLGEALSMRRALTLILGFTGVVLVAARPSPGADTAFGIAAGLVGMVTFSLYTVLSKRFVQRLGSLIVTVSTFFLASAAFLPLLLLAGVSIWPAPEVWPRLLVLGFIVSGFGYYTFFQVLRELPAGRASLLFFAKPPVAILLAWLLLGETLTPPAMAGTLLVMAGILFDRRTKSPAPARSFSPPEVSR, from the coding sequence ATGACGGCGCTCTGGAAAAAACTCCGGTTGCCGGCGCTCGTCGCGGCGACGGTCCTGTCGTTCTCCGCGATCGAGGTCGTGGCGAACCCCATCCGGCTCAGCATCGACCCGTTCGTGATGACCTTCTGGCGGTTTCTGCTGGGCGGCCTCTTCCTGCTCCCGGTGGCGGTGCCGCTCTTCCGGAAAAAAGCCCGCGCCTTTTCGCCCCGCGTCGTCTGCTGGCTGGCCGCGCTCGGCGTTCTGAACGTCGTCGTCGCCATGGGCGCCCATGCGCTCTCGGTCAAATTCGCAAAGGCCTCGACGGCCGCGATCCTCATCGCCGCGAACCCGATCGTCATCAACTTTCTCGGCTGGCAGCTGCTCGGGGAAGCCCTTTCGATGCGCCGCGCCCTTACGCTCATCCTCGGCTTCACCGGCGTCGTCCTGGTGGCGGCGCGCCCCTCCCCGGGCGCTGACACGGCGTTCGGCATCGCCGCCGGCCTCGTCGGCATGGTCACGTTCTCGCTGTATACGGTTCTCTCGAAGCGATTCGTCCAGCGGCTCGGCAGCCTGATCGTCACCGTCTCGACGTTCTTTCTCGCCTCAGCCGCCTTCCTGCCCCTTCTGCTTCTCGCCGGGGTGTCGATCTGGCCCGCGCCAGAGGTCTGGCCGCGCCTGCTCGTGCTCGGCTTCATCGTGTCGGGCTTCGGCTACTACACGTTTTTCCAGGTTCTCCGGGAACTCCCCGCCGGCCGGGCGAGCCTGCTGTTCTTCGCCAAGCCGCCCGTCGCCATCCTTCTCGCCTGGCTCCTGCTGGGCGAGACCCTCACCCCGCCCGCCATGGCCGGCACGCTTCTCGTCATGGCCGGCATCCTGTTCGACCGGCGCACGAAGTCCCCGGCACCGGCCCGATCATTTTCGCCACCGGAGGTTTCCCGATGA